A stretch of Pseudomonas taetrolens DNA encodes these proteins:
- a CDS encoding c-type cytochrome, protein MNFPVKVLLTVGIAVPLLAAKTYYEERDMKPLPAPSAVQPTVAADTPAPSAKPSSGVFTPPDESQLPDNAFGELALQGRNIFVNTPQNAAEFVGNGLSCSNCHLDQGRKADSAPLWGAYGMYPAYRKKNDKVNTFTERMQGCFEFSMNGKAPSSDSHVMKALSTYAYWLATQAPIGESLPGRLYPVIPAPEKGYDLAKGKQIYAEQCAICHGDEGQGQKSAGKFVFPPLWGKDSYNWGAGMHRINTAAGFIKQNMPLGKGNTLSDEEAWHVAAYVNSHERPQDPRLVDGSVEKTRKKFHEGDGVNLYGESVNGVLLGQGTD, encoded by the coding sequence ATGAATTTCCCAGTGAAAGTGTTGCTGACTGTCGGGATTGCGGTGCCACTGCTCGCGGCCAAAACGTACTACGAAGAGCGGGATATGAAACCGCTCCCGGCGCCTTCAGCGGTGCAGCCGACCGTGGCTGCAGACACGCCAGCGCCCTCGGCAAAACCGTCCAGCGGGGTTTTTACACCGCCGGATGAGTCTCAACTGCCGGATAATGCCTTTGGCGAACTGGCGCTGCAGGGGCGAAATATTTTCGTCAACACACCGCAAAATGCTGCCGAATTCGTCGGTAACGGGCTTAGCTGCAGTAACTGCCACCTTGACCAGGGCCGTAAGGCGGATTCCGCTCCCCTGTGGGGGGCTTATGGCATGTACCCGGCCTATCGAAAAAAGAACGACAAGGTCAATACCTTTACCGAACGGATGCAAGGCTGCTTTGAGTTCAGTATGAATGGCAAGGCACCGTCCAGTGACAGCCACGTCATGAAGGCGTTGAGCACGTATGCGTATTGGCTGGCGACTCAGGCCCCCATCGGTGAGAGCCTTCCTGGCCGTCTTTACCCTGTGATTCCCGCGCCTGAAAAAGGCTACGATCTGGCCAAAGGCAAACAGATCTACGCTGAGCAATGTGCGATCTGTCATGGCGATGAAGGGCAGGGGCAAAAGTCCGCAGGCAAATTTGTCTTCCCGCCGCTCTGGGGCAAAGACTCTTACAACTGGGGCGCCGGGATGCACCGCATCAATACGGCAGCCGGCTTCATCAAGCAAAACATGCCCCTCGGTAAGGGCAATACCCTGAGCGATGAAGAGGCCTGGCACGTGGCTGCCTATGTCAACAGCCATGAAAGGCCTCAGGACCCGCGCCTTGTCGACGGCTCCGTTGAAAAGACCCGTAAAAAGTTCCATGAAGGCGATGGCGTGAACTTGTATGGCGAGTCCGTCAACGGCGTACTGCTGGGGCAGGGCACTGATTGA
- a CDS encoding c-type cytochrome: protein MNLAKRFSLTASVSTAVLMLSIPAHAETSGQKIYTQGGASPAAMACAACHGANGMGTASAGFPRLAGLPAGYMSKQIEDFRSGKRANGVMQPIAVALGDAEVDAVATYMAGMSPGAASTALDPTGPVTSAVEKIVKQGDWSRNIPACVACHGEGNTGVGSSFPPLMGQSGVYLAAQLNAWRSGTRKNDPNDLMGHVARSLSDTEVKDIATYFDSLNGEASQ, encoded by the coding sequence ATGAATCTTGCAAAGAGATTCAGCCTCACCGCGAGTGTGAGCACCGCTGTTTTGATGCTGTCGATACCCGCCCATGCCGAAACTTCAGGACAGAAAATCTACACCCAGGGAGGAGCGTCGCCGGCCGCTATGGCTTGCGCTGCCTGCCATGGTGCCAACGGTATGGGTACCGCCAGCGCCGGGTTTCCGCGCCTGGCAGGTCTGCCCGCCGGCTACATGTCCAAGCAGATTGAGGATTTTCGCTCTGGCAAGCGGGCCAATGGCGTGATGCAACCCATCGCCGTTGCCCTTGGCGATGCCGAAGTCGATGCTGTTGCCACCTATATGGCGGGGATGAGCCCCGGTGCTGCGAGCACGGCACTCGACCCGACAGGACCTGTCACCAGCGCGGTAGAAAAAATCGTGAAGCAAGGCGACTGGAGCCGGAACATTCCTGCCTGCGTCGCCTGCCATGGAGAGGGCAATACCGGTGTGGGCAGCAGCTTCCCGCCGTTGATGGGGCAATCCGGTGTTTACCTCGCGGCACAGTTGAATGCCTGGCGCAGCGGCACCCGCAAAAATGACCCCAATGACCTGATGGGGCATGTCGCCCGCTCGCTGAGCGACACTGAGGTGAAAGACATCGCCACGTATTTCGACAGCCTGAACGGGGAGGCGAGCCAATGA
- a CDS encoding benzoate/H(+) symporter BenE family transporter has protein sequence MKNLLKDCSLSAVVAGMIATFISYAGPLVIIFHAAQSASLSPETLSSWVWAISIGSGVLGAVLSLRWRVPVVIAWSIPGSALLVTALPHTGLNQAIGAYLVANLILLLIGLSGAFDRIIARLPGSIAAGMQAGILFSFGTEVFRALPVQPMLVLSMFVTYIVMRRAWPRYAVAAVLLVGGAITLLGGHLRSEALVFALATPQWITPEFSLAAILNLSLPLVLVALTGQFMPGMAVLRNAGFNTPASPIISASALGAMLLAPFGCHGLNLAAVTASLCAGKEAHENPKRRYIAALSGSATYLVFGIAGATLVSLFAAFPAALIAALAGLALYGAISDALVRSLAEPKERDAGLFTFLVTASGVSFLGMSAAFWGLMFGLLAHFLIVARRPVTAACSPQN, from the coding sequence ATGAAAAACCTGCTCAAAGATTGTTCGTTATCGGCTGTTGTGGCCGGGATGATCGCCACCTTCATCTCCTATGCCGGCCCACTGGTTATCATCTTTCATGCCGCGCAAAGCGCCTCCTTGTCTCCTGAAACACTTTCATCCTGGGTCTGGGCGATTTCCATCGGCAGCGGCGTGCTCGGGGCAGTACTGAGTTTGCGCTGGCGTGTACCGGTGGTGATTGCCTGGTCAATCCCGGGATCGGCGCTTCTGGTCACGGCTCTGCCACACACAGGGCTGAACCAGGCGATAGGCGCTTATCTGGTGGCCAACCTGATCTTGCTGCTTATCGGTCTCAGTGGTGCCTTCGACCGGATCATTGCGCGCTTGCCCGGTTCAATTGCTGCCGGCATGCAAGCCGGCATCCTGTTCTCATTCGGCACCGAGGTGTTCCGTGCCTTGCCGGTGCAGCCCATGCTGGTGCTGTCGATGTTCGTGACCTACATCGTGATGCGCCGGGCATGGCCACGCTATGCGGTGGCGGCAGTGCTGCTGGTGGGCGGCGCGATCACCCTGCTGGGCGGGCATTTGCGCAGCGAAGCGCTGGTGTTCGCCTTGGCGACTCCCCAGTGGATCACCCCCGAATTCAGTCTTGCGGCCATCCTGAATCTGTCGCTACCCCTTGTCCTCGTGGCGCTGACAGGGCAATTCATGCCGGGCATGGCGGTGTTGCGCAATGCAGGTTTCAACACGCCGGCCAGCCCGATCATCAGCGCCAGCGCCCTTGGCGCAATGCTGCTGGCACCCTTTGGCTGCCATGGCCTGAATCTGGCAGCGGTAACTGCCAGCCTGTGTGCGGGCAAGGAAGCCCACGAGAACCCAAAGCGGCGCTATATCGCCGCGCTGTCGGGGAGTGCGACTTACCTGGTGTTCGGTATTGCGGGGGCTACGCTGGTATCGCTGTTCGCCGCATTCCCGGCCGCCTTGATCGCAGCGCTGGCGGGGTTGGCGCTCTACGGTGCCATCAGTGATGCACTGGTGCGTAGCCTGGCTGAGCCCAAGGAGCGCGACGCCGGGTTGTTCACCTTTCTGGTCACCGCGTCGGGCGTGTCTTTTCTTGGAATGTCGGCCGCGTTCTGGGGGCTGATGTTTGGTTTGCTCGCCCACTTTTTGATCGTTGCCCGGCGACCGGTGACCGCTGCCTGCTCCCCACAAAACTGA